The following proteins come from a genomic window of Miscanthus floridulus cultivar M001 chromosome 2, ASM1932011v1, whole genome shotgun sequence:
- the LOC136537229 gene encoding uncharacterized protein — translation MNASDCHACLDGSTQDMTRLWHFIKSFFGAVGASMVVSLVNSQNATLQEQFTARLCALMGKVTERVAYASSRMFAVSSATVTPFVNTYDMAQCTRDLVDDNCNH, via the exons ATGAACGCGTCAGACTGCCACGCGTGCCTTGATGGCTCGACGCAGGACATGACCAGA CTGTGGCACTTCATCAAGAGCTTCTTCGGCGCCGTCGGCGCGTCGATGGTGGTCTCCTTGGTGAACTCGCAAAACGCGACGCTGCAGGAGCAGTTCACGGCACGGCTCTGCGCGCTTATGGGCAAGGTCACAGAGAGGGTGGCGTACGCATCCTCGCGGATGTTCGCGGTCAGCTCGGCCACGGTAACACCCTTCGTGAACACCTACGACATGGCGCAGTGCACGCGGGACCTCGTAGACGACAACTGCAACCACTAA